The following proteins come from a genomic window of Limosilactobacillus reuteri:
- the ltrA gene encoding group II intron reverse transcriptase/maturase, with the protein MRQSQKTEQQADRLSRIGLENRKYTRARSTGYGEGKGMSVTVQDLVLDRNNLNQAYLRVKRNKGAAGVDDMTVNDLLPYLRENKTELIASLREGKYKPAPVKRVEIPKPNGGVRRLGIPTVVDRMVQQAVAQILTPIFERIFSDNSFGFRPHRGAHDAISKVVDLYNQGYRRVVDLDLKAYFDNVNHDLMIKYLQQYIDDPWTLRLIRKFLTSGVLDHGLFAKSEKGTPQGEPLSPLLANIYLNELDKELTRRGHHFVRYADDCNIYVKSQRAGERVMRSITQFLEKRLKVKVNPDKTKVGSPLRLKFLGFSLGVDHNGAYTRPAKQSQQRVKKALKLLTKRNRGISLTRMFEEIHRKMRGWLQYYSIGKLTNFIQRLDKWLRVRIRQYIWKQWKKFKTKVTNLQKLGLSQHDVYVFASTRKGYWRTAHSKTLSYSLTNRKLEQLGLMNMSKTLQSIQCD; encoded by the coding sequence GTGCGACAATCGCAGAAAACAGAACAACAAGCTGACCGCTTGTCGAGAATAGGTTTGGAAAACCGAAAGTACACAAGGGCGCGTAGTACCGGTTATGGTGAAGGTAAAGGTATGAGTGTCACTGTCCAAGACCTGGTCTTGGATCGCAATAACCTTAATCAGGCTTATTTGCGAGTTAAGAGAAATAAAGGAGCGGCAGGTGTTGACGATATGACAGTCAATGACCTTCTGCCATATCTCAGAGAAAATAAGACGGAACTGATAGCTAGTTTGCGTGAGGGCAAGTATAAACCAGCTCCAGTCAAACGGGTAGAAATTCCGAAGCCTAATGGTGGAGTAAGAAGACTTGGAATACCAACGGTGGTGGACCGAATGGTTCAACAAGCTGTAGCCCAAATTCTTACGCCTATCTTTGAGCGTATTTTCTCTGATAATAGCTTTGGCTTCCGTCCCCACCGTGGGGCCCATGACGCTATTTCAAAAGTAGTAGATCTTTATAATCAAGGTTATCGAAGAGTTGTCGACTTAGACCTAAAAGCCTATTTTGATAACGTTAATCATGACTTGATGATTAAGTATCTCCAACAATATATTGATGACCCATGGACACTAAGACTCATTCGTAAGTTTCTAACTAGCGGAGTCTTAGACCATGGGCTTTTCGCTAAGAGTGAAAAAGGAACCCCACAAGGAGAGCCATTGTCACCACTACTGGCGAACATCTATCTAAATGAGTTGGACAAAGAGTTGACTAGACGTGGTCATCACTTTGTGCGCTATGCGGATGATTGTAACATCTATGTTAAAAGTCAACGAGCCGGAGAACGAGTAATGCGAAGCATTACCCAGTTTCTAGAAAAGCGCTTGAAAGTTAAAGTGAACCCAGATAAAACCAAAGTCGGTAGCCCGCTACGGTTGAAGTTTCTTGGCTTTTCGTTGGGTGTAGACCACAATGGGGCCTACACCCGTCCAGCTAAACAATCGCAACAACGAGTAAAGAAAGCACTGAAGTTATTAACTAAACGTAATCGTGGAATATCTCTGACAAGAATGTTTGAAGAAATTCATCGAAAAATGCGTGGGTGGCTTCAGTACTACTCAATTGGGAAACTAACTAACTTTATTCAACGCCTTGACAAGTGGTTGAGGGTCCGAATAAGGCAGTATATTTGGAAGCAATGGAAAAAGTTTAAAACTAAGGTAACTAACTTACAGAAGTTGGGGCTGTCCCAGCATGATGTATATGTCTTCGCTAGTACCCGAAAGGGCTACTGGCGAACTGCACATAGTAAGACCTTGAGCTATTCTCTAACTAATAGAAAACTGGAACAACTCGGACTTATGAATATGTCCAAGACGCTCCAGTCAATTCAATGTGATTAA
- a CDS encoding Hsp20/alpha crystallin family protein has translation MANELQNRNNLFDSLMNMRNWMNDDFFSNLTPVADHMKTDVTEDDKNYTVKIDMPGFDKKDIHINYANDILTVTGHRDTFDDDGDKDGNVLHSERRYGQMSRQYRLPDVNKKDIKAQYKNGVLTITLPKMDETDDDEKHIDIE, from the coding sequence ATGGCTAATGAATTACAAAACCGTAATAATTTATTTGATAGTTTGATGAACATGCGTAACTGGATGAACGATGATTTCTTCTCTAACCTAACTCCGGTTGCTGATCACATGAAGACAGATGTTACAGAAGATGACAAAAATTATACCGTAAAGATTGACATGCCTGGATTTGATAAGAAGGATATTCACATTAATTATGCCAATGATATTTTGACAGTTACTGGTCATCGGGATACCTTTGATGATGATGGTGATAAGGATGGCAATGTTCTGCATTCTGAACGTCGGTATGGCCAAATGAGTCGGCAATATCGTTTACCAGATGTAAATAAGAAGGATATTAAGGCTCAATATAAGAATGGTGTTTTGACAATTACTCTTCCTAAGATGGATGAGACAGATGACGACGAAAAGCATATTGATATTGAATAA
- a CDS encoding aldo/keto reductase: protein MKKVTINNVSMPAIGIGTWDMVNSLVNRSTEIKAIQTAIDAGAQAIDTAEMYGNGRSEALVAEAIKPYSREKLFLIDKVLPSNASKTKLEHSLDQSLAAVGTDYFDLYLLHWRGGIPLAETVNELERVKKAGKIKAWGVSNFDVSDLEELWRLKNGTDCVANEDLYNLDSRGIEFDLLPLMKQHQLPLIAYSPLAQDDSLSGKLTENPLLKEIAANHHATVNQIMLAWVLRIGNVLAIPKSSSPKHAEENVVAGNIELSDDELLALQKEFPSPTKKEPLAVI, encoded by the coding sequence ATGAAAAAAGTCACAATCAATAATGTTTCAATGCCCGCAATTGGAATCGGAACATGGGATATGGTAAATTCTCTCGTCAATCGGTCCACAGAAATTAAAGCCATTCAAACTGCAATTGACGCTGGCGCACAAGCTATTGATACTGCGGAAATGTATGGCAATGGTCGTTCTGAAGCGCTTGTCGCTGAGGCCATCAAACCATATAGTCGGGAAAAGCTATTCTTAATCGATAAAGTTCTTCCTTCAAATGCCAGCAAGACAAAACTTGAGCATAGTTTAGACCAAAGTTTAGCTGCCGTAGGAACAGACTATTTTGACCTTTACCTTTTACACTGGCGAGGTGGGATTCCGTTAGCAGAAACAGTCAACGAATTAGAGAGAGTTAAAAAGGCAGGAAAGATTAAAGCATGGGGAGTCTCAAACTTCGATGTCAGTGATCTTGAAGAATTATGGCGCCTTAAAAATGGCACTGATTGCGTTGCCAACGAAGATCTCTATAATCTCGATAGTCGCGGAATTGAATTTGACCTCCTTCCCTTAATGAAACAGCATCAGCTCCCATTAATAGCTTATTCCCCGCTTGCACAGGATGACAGCTTATCTGGAAAGTTAACCGAGAATCCGCTACTAAAAGAAATTGCCGCAAATCACCATGCAACCGTCAATCAGATTATGCTTGCGTGGGTCTTAAGAATTGGAAATGTCCTTGCTATTCCAAAGAGCAGCAGCCCAAAACATGCTGAAGAAAATGTTGTAGCTGGTAATATTGAACTAAGTGATGATGAGTTACTTGCTTTACAAAAAGAGTTTCCATCACCAACTAAAAAAGAGCCCCTTGCAGTAATTTAA
- a CDS encoding NAD(P)-dependent oxidoreductase: MTSKYETESKGYTMTTVMQEAARCLLCHDAPCSQTCPAHTNPAKFIRSVLFRNVKGAAETIRENNALGSICARVCPTERYCEKACTRAKIDEPIDIGGIQRYVTDMERKMNMKIFKAGKPNGMSIAIIGSGPSGLQAATTLREKGYAVDIYEKAAKAGGYLTYGIPEYRLPEEIVDYEVQRIVDLGAHIIYNTTVGKDISMDDLKARYNAVIVAIGTSEAKMLPMFEHNICTESAISFLARAKESKGNLEDLPQNVLVIGGGDVAMDVVTTLKKLNVPYVTDVVYEQFDEFKASKKELAGVQEAGVTIVDGYVPKEVHQNRATFTHRKIKSELTITADKIILAVGQKANAEGLDIDLQHNEIPFREPRFRTKDPKVFATGDIVAGDKTVVVAVQKGKEVAEEIDRLLGGQEND, encoded by the coding sequence ATGACTTCAAAGTATGAAACAGAGTCGAAAGGTTACACGATGACAACCGTAATGCAGGAAGCTGCACGATGTTTATTATGTCATGATGCACCATGTTCACAAACTTGCCCAGCACATACTAATCCAGCAAAATTTATTCGAAGCGTTCTTTTTCGTAATGTCAAAGGGGCAGCTGAAACGATTCGGGAAAACAATGCGTTAGGATCAATCTGTGCGCGTGTTTGTCCAACTGAACGTTACTGTGAAAAGGCATGTACTCGGGCTAAAATCGACGAACCAATTGATATCGGTGGTATTCAACGGTATGTCACTGATATGGAGCGAAAGATGAACATGAAGATTTTTAAAGCCGGTAAGCCAAATGGGATGAGTATTGCCATCATTGGTAGTGGCCCATCAGGTTTACAGGCAGCTACGACTCTCCGTGAAAAGGGCTATGCAGTTGATATCTATGAAAAAGCTGCTAAGGCTGGCGGTTACTTGACCTACGGCATTCCTGAGTATCGGTTGCCGGAAGAAATTGTGGATTATGAAGTTCAACGAATTGTCGACCTTGGTGCGCACATTATCTATAACACAACTGTTGGAAAAGATATTTCAATGGATGATCTTAAAGCTCGTTACAATGCAGTAATTGTTGCTATTGGGACAAGTGAAGCAAAGATGCTTCCAATGTTTGAACACAATATCTGTACTGAATCAGCAATCTCATTTTTAGCCCGGGCAAAAGAAAGCAAGGGCAATTTAGAAGATCTTCCACAAAATGTTTTGGTTATTGGTGGTGGGGATGTTGCAATGGATGTTGTAACAACCTTAAAGAAGCTTAACGTTCCTTATGTCACCGATGTTGTTTATGAGCAGTTTGATGAATTCAAAGCTTCTAAAAAGGAACTTGCCGGTGTTCAAGAAGCTGGTGTAACAATTGTTGATGGTTACGTTCCAAAAGAAGTTCATCAGAATCGTGCTACCTTTACTCACCGGAAGATTAAGAGTGAATTAACTATTACTGCTGATAAGATCATTTTAGCAGTTGGTCAAAAAGCTAATGCAGAAGGACTAGACATTGACTTACAGCATAATGAAATTCCATTCCGTGAACCACGATTCCGGACAAAGGATCCTAAAGTCTTTGCGACTGGTGATATTGTTGCCGGAGATAAAACCGTTGTGGTAGCAGTACAGAAAGGAAAAGAAGTAGCCGAAGAAATAGACCGGTTGTTAGGAGGACAAGAAAATGATTAA
- a CDS encoding LysM domain-containing protein yields the protein MKLSKKVAKITAAITGAVALGTVATATTANADSIYTVQAGDTLSGISYKLGHDLTFVDTLANNNNIADKNLIYVGQQLVIKNDGEVAPATQEEVATLPAANVAPQADTQATPAENQAQQNQQVQSNQEAPVAQQQVQTPQTQNVQQQSSAQASTGYNSNVAGNDAAAKAWIVARESGGSYSARNGQYIGKYQLSASYLNGDYSEANQERVADQYVASRYGSWSAAQSFWQSHGWY from the coding sequence ATGAAGTTATCTAAGAAAGTAGCCAAGATTACAGCAGCGATTACTGGTGCAGTTGCATTAGGAACAGTAGCTACTGCAACGACTGCAAACGCCGACAGTATTTACACGGTGCAAGCAGGTGACACCCTTTCTGGGATTTCTTACAAGTTAGGTCACGATCTAACTTTTGTAGATACATTAGCAAACAATAATAATATTGCTGATAAGAACTTGATTTACGTTGGTCAACAATTAGTAATCAAGAATGATGGTGAAGTTGCACCAGCTACTCAAGAAGAAGTTGCTACTTTACCAGCCGCAAATGTTGCACCACAAGCAGATACACAAGCTACACCTGCTGAAAATCAAGCACAACAAAACCAACAAGTACAATCAAACCAAGAAGCACCAGTTGCTCAACAACAAGTACAAACTCCACAAACACAAAATGTACAACAACAATCTAGTGCTCAAGCATCAACTGGCTATAACTCAAATGTAGCTGGAAACGATGCTGCTGCCAAGGCTTGGATCGTAGCTCGCGAATCAGGTGGTAGCTACAGTGCACGGAATGGTCAATACATTGGTAAGTACCAATTATCAGCATCATACTTAAATGGTGACTACTCAGAAGCTAACCAAGAACGAGTAGCTGATCAATACGTAGCTAGCCGTTACGGTTCATGGAGTGCTGCTCAATCATTCTGGCAATCACACGGTTGGTACTAA
- a CDS encoding phosphoenolpyruvate carboxykinase: MSKESQIIDTKSLYVNPDRGVATLNYSQNYFTDIPSLINSDEVKEIIRLYLASRNPDNDDDAFDNATINKFVDILKKVLFDDDSAFDEYDPKDILESVEELYSYYRSLLRVSVINLSDNQIIGNEFRTIDTQFNDLVRKAYRILEEKLQGFENRTYRQVNAATNATILVQQQDWKIPAGYEELKDIDFINTVMLRPPMMMHTKSNKREGVFSEVKDNPIERFRGEHGKWYCYPAKIGESLAFIYFNVDYLVNGIALSNLFEIASPDEIKGQKPDMILLFGLKETEGMVSHYYRDEKNDLWVGEVPYTDKTTYFGYMKKMCLTLHNLHQIYNGRLPIHGSMLKIKFTNGKEKNVVFFGDSGAGKSESIEALQELADDKIVSMETIFDDMGSFTLTDGEPGVYAQGTETGAFVRLDDLSSAVAFNNMDRGVYLNPEQKNARVIIPADTYENVIKHHHIDMWLYANNYSDEVGIHRFDTKEEAEKVFIAGQRKALGTTDEVGMSKTFFANPFGPVQEPELTKPIIDKVFTKLFDQDVYVGEIFTHLGNDKSKDALKESAQELLDVLMNN; this comes from the coding sequence ATGTCAAAAGAGAGTCAGATTATTGATACAAAATCATTATATGTAAACCCTGACCGCGGTGTTGCAACGTTAAACTATAGTCAAAATTACTTTACTGATATTCCTTCATTAATTAATAGTGATGAAGTAAAGGAAATTATCCGTCTGTATTTAGCTTCACGTAACCCGGATAATGATGATGATGCTTTTGATAATGCGACTATTAATAAGTTTGTTGATATTTTGAAGAAAGTTCTGTTTGACGATGACAGTGCTTTTGATGAATATGATCCTAAAGATATTCTTGAAAGTGTCGAAGAATTATATTCATACTATCGTTCATTATTACGGGTATCAGTAATTAATCTTAGTGATAATCAGATTATCGGGAATGAATTCCGGACCATTGATACTCAATTCAACGACTTAGTGCGTAAAGCATACCGGATCCTCGAAGAAAAGCTCCAAGGTTTTGAAAACCGGACTTATCGACAAGTTAATGCGGCAACTAACGCAACAATTTTAGTTCAACAACAAGATTGGAAAATTCCAGCTGGTTATGAAGAATTAAAGGATATTGATTTTATTAATACCGTGATGCTTCGTCCACCAATGATGATGCACACTAAGAGTAACAAACGGGAAGGGGTCTTTTCTGAAGTAAAAGATAACCCGATCGAACGTTTTCGTGGTGAACATGGTAAGTGGTATTGTTACCCAGCAAAGATTGGTGAAAGTTTAGCCTTTATTTACTTCAATGTTGATTACTTGGTAAACGGAATTGCTCTTTCGAACTTATTTGAAATTGCATCCCCTGATGAGATTAAGGGGCAAAAACCTGACATGATCCTTCTTTTCGGTCTAAAAGAAACAGAAGGCATGGTTTCTCATTACTATCGTGACGAAAAGAATGATTTGTGGGTTGGTGAAGTACCTTACACAGATAAGACTACTTACTTTGGTTACATGAAGAAGATGTGCTTGACGCTCCATAACCTTCATCAAATTTACAATGGTCGCCTGCCAATTCACGGATCCATGTTGAAGATTAAATTTACTAATGGTAAAGAAAAGAATGTTGTTTTCTTCGGTGATTCAGGTGCTGGAAAGTCAGAATCAATTGAAGCATTGCAAGAATTAGCTGACGATAAGATTGTCAGCATGGAGACAATCTTTGATGACATGGGAAGCTTTACCCTTACTGATGGTGAACCAGGGGTATATGCTCAAGGAACAGAAACTGGTGCCTTTGTTCGTCTTGATGATTTGAGTAGTGCCGTTGCCTTCAATAACATGGACCGTGGTGTTTACCTTAATCCTGAACAAAAGAATGCCCGGGTTATTATTCCTGCTGATACCTACGAAAATGTAATCAAACATCACCATATTGATATGTGGCTATACGCTAACAATTATAGTGATGAAGTTGGTATTCATCGTTTTGATACAAAGGAAGAAGCAGAAAAAGTATTTATTGCTGGACAACGGAAGGCTCTTGGAACAACTGATGAAGTTGGAATGAGCAAAACATTCTTTGCTAACCCATTTGGTCCGGTTCAAGAACCAGAATTAACTAAGCCAATTATTGACAAGGTCTTTACAAAGCTATTTGACCAAGATGTATACGTTGGAGAAATCTTTACTCACCTTGGTAATGACAAGTCAAAGGATGCTTTGAAAGAATCAGCTCAAGAATTGCTTGATGTTTTGATGAATAATTAA
- a CDS encoding LysM domain-containing protein: protein MKLTKNIAKITAAVAGAVALGTFATATTANADSVYTVQSGDTLSSISYKLDHDLTYVDSLASTNQIANKNLIYVGQKLVIKDDGEVTQATAQQAATLPEASQAPVVASQAPVATSQVQSSAAPVSAPAQSQAPVQSQAPVQSVAPQQSTVSAAAQQSYSAPVQTQAASSNYSSNVSGNDAAAKAWIAARESGGSYSARNGQYVGKYQLSASYLNGDYSEANQERVADQYVTSRYGSWSAAQSFWQSHGWY, encoded by the coding sequence ATGAAGTTAACTAAAAACATCGCGAAAATCACTGCTGCCGTTGCAGGTGCTGTTGCCTTGGGAACATTTGCTACTGCAACTACTGCTAATGCTGATTCTGTTTACACGGTGCAAAGTGGTGATACCTTATCAAGTATTTCCTATAAGTTAGACCATGACTTAACTTATGTTGACTCTTTAGCTTCGACTAATCAAATTGCCAATAAGAACTTAATTTATGTTGGTCAAAAGTTAGTAATTAAAGATGACGGTGAAGTAACCCAAGCAACTGCTCAACAAGCTGCTACCTTACCGGAAGCATCTCAAGCTCCAGTAGTTGCTAGCCAGGCTCCTGTAGCAACAAGCCAAGTACAATCATCAGCTGCACCGGTTTCTGCTCCTGCTCAATCACAGGCTCCAGTACAATCTCAAGCACCGGTTCAATCAGTAGCTCCACAACAATCAACTGTTTCAGCTGCTGCTCAACAAAGCTACAGTGCACCAGTACAAACACAAGCTGCTAGTTCAAACTACAGCTCAAATGTTAGTGGTAATGATGCTGCTGCTAAGGCTTGGATCGCAGCTCGTGAATCAGGTGGTAGCTACAGTGCTCGTAACGGTCAATACGTTGGTAAGTACCAATTATCAGCTTCATACTTAAATGGTGACTACTCAGAAGCTAACCAAGAACGAGTAGCTGACCAATACGTAACTAGCCGTTATGGTTCCTGGAGTGCTGCTCAATCATTCTGGCAATCACATGGTTGGTACTAA
- a CDS encoding SufD family Fe-S cluster assembly protein: MMAKIWKKEPAWLEKKRQLAVILQSRFPTLPGQEEWVDHWQKKATGVSRGWLSLQEGSLTAMPLEEAVNEYSTLLQENLMEKAIFWQDNQLAAMHLANIDCGQFIYLRPQITQERPIVFSPHLNSANTHNIIIISAGANAVIEERMVNDTLLPSYEGTEILVGANAHVTYRQVNRSTSKNVYRTIHAYQAHGSTLQFEVVSQVQAKATVDLYSFLDGQNTQWATTIALSGTQQLTALVDGFGKGTSATLTQYRDSEMVTGAPFKVKAGEPLSISEDIHPLKELASSERWLKQIMTAE; the protein is encoded by the coding sequence ATGATGGCAAAAATTTGGAAGAAAGAGCCAGCATGGTTAGAGAAAAAACGTCAACTAGCAGTTATATTGCAATCACGGTTCCCGACTTTACCTGGTCAAGAAGAATGGGTAGATCACTGGCAAAAGAAAGCAACTGGTGTAAGCAGGGGTTGGCTTTCTTTACAAGAGGGCAGCTTAACTGCAATGCCTCTTGAAGAAGCGGTTAATGAATACTCAACACTATTACAAGAAAATCTAATGGAGAAGGCCATCTTTTGGCAGGATAACCAGTTAGCGGCCATGCATCTTGCAAATATTGATTGTGGACAGTTTATATATTTGCGTCCACAAATTACTCAGGAGCGTCCAATTGTCTTTAGTCCCCACCTTAACTCTGCGAATACTCACAATATTATTATCATCAGTGCGGGGGCTAATGCGGTAATTGAAGAACGGATGGTTAATGATACGTTATTACCATCATATGAAGGGACGGAGATTTTAGTCGGAGCTAACGCGCACGTTACGTACCGGCAGGTAAATCGCTCGACCAGTAAAAATGTCTATCGGACAATCCATGCATACCAAGCCCATGGGTCAACATTGCAGTTTGAAGTAGTGAGTCAAGTTCAAGCTAAAGCTACTGTTGATCTTTATAGTTTTCTGGATGGTCAAAATACTCAATGGGCGACAACAATTGCTTTAAGCGGAACGCAGCAGTTAACCGCACTGGTTGATGGTTTTGGTAAGGGAACTTCTGCCACTCTTACCCAATATCGGGATTCAGAAATGGTCACTGGAGCACCTTTTAAAGTAAAAGCCGGCGAACCACTGTCAATTAGCGAAGATATCCATCCGTTAAAAGAATTAGCTAGTAGTGAGCGTTGGCTAAAACAAATAATGACTGCTGAATAG
- the nrdG gene encoding anaerobic ribonucleoside-triphosphate reductase activating protein, whose product MAETRLPRNPKPQEWLAKDHSLQYIADYKPFNFVDGEGVRCSLYVSGCLFNCPGCYNKAAQNFHYGQPYTQDLEDQIIEDLSQSYVQGLTLLGGEPFLNTQVCLKLVKRVRKEFGHEKDIWSWSGYTWEELMKESSDKLELLHYLDILVDGRFLLAKKDLTLQFRGSSNQRIIDVPQSLQTGKVVIWDKLVH is encoded by the coding sequence ATGGCAGAAACACGATTACCCCGTAACCCTAAACCACAAGAATGGTTAGCGAAGGATCATTCACTACAATATATTGCAGACTATAAGCCTTTCAATTTTGTTGATGGGGAAGGGGTCCGGTGTAGTTTATATGTTAGTGGATGCCTTTTTAACTGCCCCGGATGCTATAATAAGGCGGCGCAGAATTTTCATTATGGACAGCCATACACCCAGGATTTAGAAGACCAGATTATCGAAGACCTTTCGCAGAGTTATGTTCAAGGATTGACTTTATTGGGTGGCGAACCATTCCTTAATACTCAGGTTTGTCTGAAGTTAGTTAAACGGGTTCGGAAAGAATTCGGTCACGAAAAGGATATTTGGTCTTGGTCTGGTTATACTTGGGAAGAATTAATGAAGGAGTCGAGCGATAAACTAGAACTTCTACACTACCTCGATATTCTAGTCGATGGTCGATTCTTGCTGGCTAAAAAGGACCTTACTCTTCAGTTTAGGGGAAGTTCTAACCAACGAATTATTGATGTTCCGCAATCTCTTCAAACGGGGAAAGTGGTTATTTGGGATAAGCTTGTTCATTAG